The genomic stretch GCACCCGCCAGGGCGCTTATGCAACCGGGGAGCACTCGGGTTTCGAGTCCGGAGCCTCTTACTGGCACATGGTTGACCTGGTGTGGATTGTACTTTTCCCGATCATTTACGTGATCCACTAGAATGCGAAGACCGGAGTGACTGTATGAGCACACTGACGTTCAAGGCAACCGGTTCCTGGTTGCTTCTCATTGCCCTGACTCTGCTCTCAGTGGCTGCTTCCGAATCGGTGAGGAACCCGGCGGTGATGATCCTGATCGTCGTTCTGGCCGTGATCATCAAGGGCCAGAGTATCGTCGACGTTTTCATGGGGCTGCAGTCCGCACCCGCTCTCTGGCGCCGGCTCCTGCTCAGCTACGTTATCGTGGTTCCGGCAACGATCGGAGCCGTTATTGTGTGGCTGTGAACTGCAGGTAACCCAGGGAAATTCCGACCATGGAAGTCATGGCCAGGAAATAGCCCGTTACAAGCCGGCGGGTCAGCGGTGCTGCGTTACGCAACCCCATAAAGTCCTGAATGATCCAGCGGCCCTTCATGAGCGTGACCGAGCAGACGATAACGATGGCCACAAGCGAGGGCCGGCCGGACTCACCAACCGCCGCGCTGAGCAGCGTCAGGCTGATCAGCCCCAGCCATACCAGGCGCGTCCTGTCCCATGTCCGCTTTCCGGTTTCCTGGCTTTGTTGTGTCTGCTCCATGGATTTACCTCAAGATGTAGATCAGTGGGAAGATTAGAATCCAGACCATATCAATCATGTGCCAGTAGCTGGCGGCCCCTTCCAGGCCTTCGTGGGACTCCGCCGAATAGTGACCCAGTGCGGCCAATACAGCGGTTCCAAGAATGGTGAAGGTACCGATGACAACGTGAAGGAAGTGATTGAACATCAGATAGTAGTAAGTGGCGAAAAAGTAGTTGGTACGGGCGGTGATGCCCCTGGCTTCATTCCACTGGTATTCCCAGGCCTTGATCAGGCAATAGGTGACGCCGGCAGCCACCGTGCAAAGCAGCCAGATCACGGTCTGGCGTCGGGCGCTCCGCTTGATTGCCTGTACCGACCGGGCGACACAGAAGCTGCTGGTGAGTAACACAAGGGTATTGAGGAAGCCAGCCAGGGTGTTGAGCTGTGGCGGCCCCTCGCGGAATTCCACCGGAAAGTAGAACTTTGCAATCAGAAAGGCGAGAAAGAAGAAGGCGAATTCGGTCAGCTCCGCATAAATGAAAACCCATACGGCGATGCTTCCCGGTGTGTGGCCCTTTTCGTTTCCCGTTCCCTTTGCGGTGGCAAACTCCGGGTCACCGACCATCTCAAGCGTGGTCATTGTGCCGGCCGTCAAAAGTGCGCATCGACCAACCGAAGCAGCGATTGCCGGGTTGTCGGCTCATCGGTCAGTGGTTCGATCACGCAATACAGGCAGGCTTTGCGGGCGGGACAGCCACTTTTGAGCATCTTCCCGGCGTAGATCAGTAAGCGGGTCGAGACCGCTGCCGTGAGATCGATATCAGTCAGCCGGCGAATATCCGTCGCCAGTTTCACCAGTTGCCCGGCGCTGGCCTCATCAATACCGGACTCATGGGCAATGATCGACGCTTCAACCGAAGCCTCCGGATAGCCAAAACTCATGGCAACAAACCGTTGCCGGGTGCTGGGTTTCAGGCCCTTGATCAGATTCTGGTAGGACGGGTTATAGGAGACCACCAGCATAAAGTCCTCATGGGCGGTCAGGGTTTCGCCGGTGCGCTCCAGGTGCACGGTTCTGCGATGATCCGACAGCGAATGCAAAGCAACCGTTGTGTCCTTCCGAGCCTCGATAATTTCATCGAGATAACAGATTCCGCCCTCACGGGCAGCCCGGGTGAGCGGGCCGTCCTGCCAGTAGGTTCCGTCGGGGCCGATGAGGTGCCGACCCAACAGATCGGCAGCGGTCAGGTCATCGTGACAGGAAACGGTGTACAGAGGGCGTTCCAGTTGCTCCGCCATGTACTCGACAAAGCGCGTCTTGCCGCAGCCGGTCGGGCCTTTGATCAGCACTGGCAAACGATGCTGGACCGCATGTTGGAATATTTCATATTCATCATTCTGAATCTGATAATAACTCTGGCTATTCATGACTACCTCAAAATCAGTGCGTTGAAACGTTCAGGTAAATCCGTGGCAGTACTCTCGGGAGCTGGGTGGGATCACTGACCACGGCAAAGCCATCGCGGCCAAACAGGTAGGGCAGGTAATCGTGGCCGCACTCATCCACCGTAACGCAGTAGGGGGTTATGCCCAGCTGCCGGGCTTCGATAATCGCCTGGCGGGTATCTTCAATGCCGTAGCGCCCTTCGTACTGATCCAGATCGTTGGGCTTGCCGTCACTGACCAGCAACAGCACCCGGTGGGCCTGGGGCTGCCGCTCCAGAATCCGGCTGGACTGTCGGATTGCCGCGCCCATACGGGTGTAGAACCCCGGTTTGATTCGGGCAATGCGGCCACGGACCCGATCACTGTACGGCTCGCCAAAGTTTTTCATCAGCTGATAGCGGACATGACTGTTGCGCACGGAGGAGAACCCGTAGATGGCGAAATCATCCCGGGTCTGGTCCAGGCCTTCGGCCAGCACCATCAGACTGTCGCGGATGACATCAATCACCTGGCAGTCGTCACTCACATAGCCTTCGGTCGACAGGGACAGATCGGCCAGGATCAGGCAGCAGAAGTCACGATGCGTCTTGCGCTGATCCAGAAAAAAGTTCTGCCGGGCGGTATCCCTGAGCGGTTTGCTGTACTCATCGATCCAGGCATCGAGATCAAGGTCCTGGCCGTCTGGCTGGCCCCGAAGCCGGGTATTGCCAAGCCCCACCAAGGCGAACTTGCGCCTGACCTCCTCACTGGTCTGCCGGAGATGTGCCGGTAAACTGACTGGCTCTGCTTCATCCGCCAGAAGTGGCTGCAAGAGGCAGACGTCCGGCCGCAAGCGGCCTTTCCGGTAATGCCACTCCGGTAAACGGATTCCCGGCCCCAGGCACAGTTCATCGTTTTCTGCGGCGGGCAGATCCAGGTCAAACTTCACTTTTGCCGCCGTGGCTTTGCGCTGGCGTGACACCGTAATCAGGTCGATGTCATTGGCGATCTGCTCGAAATCATCATCGCTGTCGTCATCCTGACAGCGGTCAAGATTGATCTGTTCGGTCCAGCTCATGAGGCTGTCGGGCAGAAACACCAGCAAGCCATCCGTTTCATGCTCATCATCGATTCGCTGCGCCTGTTTGCGTTGCTGCAGGGTTTGTTGTTCGGACGAGCGCTCTCCCGCCTCCAATTCCGGCCCGGACCCGGTGGTTGCGACCGGCACGCTGAACAGCGTCGGCGGTTGGGGGTACAACCATAGCCAGACCGGAAAGCAGTCAAATGCCGATGAGGGCAGATCTGCCAGCAGGCCAGGCTCCCGCAATGCCTGGGCAACCGCCAGTTCACGCCGCCGGAGATCCTCGGGAATATCGTCAACTGGCGGTCTCAAAGCCATCAGTTCAGCCACCAGCTCCTTATACTGCCTGTTGAGGCCGGGATACGACGATGTCAATGCCAGGGCGGCCTGCTGATTGTCCCGAAACCAGTTGCTTACCTGTGGAAGGCGGGCGGCCATCGCCACCAGCCAGTAATAGAGCGATGTATTGAGCCGGGGGGACGAGAATACCGCCAGTGACGCCGGCAAACGCAC from Marinobacter subterrani encodes the following:
- a CDS encoding cytochrome C oxidase subunit IV family protein: MSTLTFKATGSWLLLIALTLLSVAASESVRNPAVMILIVVLAVIIKGQSIVDVFMGLQSAPALWRRLLLSYVIVVPATIGAVIVWL
- a CDS encoding cytochrome C oxidase subunit IV family protein, with translation MEQTQQSQETGKRTWDRTRLVWLGLISLTLLSAAVGESGRPSLVAIVIVCSVTLMKGRWIIQDFMGLRNAAPLTRRLVTGYFLAMTSMVGISLGYLQFTATQ
- a CDS encoding cytochrome c oxidase subunit 3 family protein — encoded protein: MTTLEMVGDPEFATAKGTGNEKGHTPGSIAVWVFIYAELTEFAFFFLAFLIAKFYFPVEFREGPPQLNTLAGFLNTLVLLTSSFCVARSVQAIKRSARRQTVIWLLCTVAAGVTYCLIKAWEYQWNEARGITARTNYFFATYYYLMFNHFLHVVIGTFTILGTAVLAALGHYSAESHEGLEGAASYWHMIDMVWILIFPLIYILR
- a CDS encoding CbbQ/NirQ/NorQ/GpvN family protein, yielding MNSQSYYQIQNDEYEIFQHAVQHRLPVLIKGPTGCGKTRFVEYMAEQLERPLYTVSCHDDLTAADLLGRHLIGPDGTYWQDGPLTRAAREGGICYLDEIIEARKDTTVALHSLSDHRRTVHLERTGETLTAHEDFMLVVSYNPSYQNLIKGLKPSTRQRFVAMSFGYPEASVEASIIAHESGIDEASAGQLVKLATDIRRLTDIDLTAAVSTRLLIYAGKMLKSGCPARKACLYCVIEPLTDEPTTRQSLLRLVDAHF
- a CDS encoding nitric oxide reductase activation protein NorD — protein: MEEFIGKIWDRWLTRQVTSDFTSASVNLTDLQAELTLYYRALGGAPGKTLEPADARKVRLRRTGMQRVAGSHQRFALPWQDDRSVRLPASLAVFSSPRLNTSLYYWLVAMAARLPQVSNWFRDNQQAALALTSSYPGLNRQYKELVAELMALRPPVDDIPEDLRRRELAVAQALREPGLLADLPSSAFDCFPVWLWLYPQPPTLFSVPVATTGSGPELEAGERSSEQQTLQQRKQAQRIDDEHETDGLLVFLPDSLMSWTEQINLDRCQDDDSDDDFEQIANDIDLITVSRQRKATAAKVKFDLDLPAAENDELCLGPGIRLPEWHYRKGRLRPDVCLLQPLLADEAEPVSLPAHLRQTSEEVRRKFALVGLGNTRLRGQPDGQDLDLDAWIDEYSKPLRDTARQNFFLDQRKTHRDFCCLILADLSLSTEGYVSDDCQVIDVIRDSLMVLAEGLDQTRDDFAIYGFSSVRNSHVRYQLMKNFGEPYSDRVRGRIARIKPGFYTRMGAAIRQSSRILERQPQAHRVLLLVSDGKPNDLDQYEGRYGIEDTRQAIIEARQLGITPYCVTVDECGHDYLPYLFGRDGFAVVSDPTQLPRVLPRIYLNVSTH